A stretch of the Chanos chanos chromosome 1, fChaCha1.1, whole genome shotgun sequence genome encodes the following:
- the dnai7 gene encoding dynein axonemal intermediate chain 7 has translation TKSAKRKGSKINKNEKERLQKEEDEQRRKEEEEAQLVAEREEQERMEKEQREQEEQQRLELKDQERREDELNELRRLLEENQAAVNSWEEATRVKAKWDRYMRCDGSPDPSVQPEINTFISLWMDDPEVEIKPILKQCVLALQLIDELDDLLTDQPSVPDAQRYQETLLSLQNLIHSKHNQATEELLKWAKAHSDTETGNMQMVIQDENITLCLWANLKKNPRFKGYQFEEVGLGFKLPKQLAVSDIAVRILHTRYDHLSHLSRQTLSQSKSSMRDCEDRTSVTETSETDGGEMGGEIEVEKEGRESNLQVEEESTHSEGRKSAVSVSSRKEERKSSVGKNEEGGESQIETMVTATASEEETGEGESVHSAAEPEFDSSADLHIVDLQQYIPLGGVFYFDVFWLPPQSQTINGWEIRELLETGLQIFPYPTDPSGMNSASAKLDEINTVSSQPAGVTVTLPECVLFLEEPLVAHWDSDGQHWRTDNISDISYDASARSVSFGMKEFCAFTLLQEAHANMPFQSWELRPLGKDSALFTITGALIELSITVQDNQCMLQTEHRSELAHITGKWMSLSAIQKAMRSAGLNVFVNEHSEKYVSVNAKDPLIEHAVYEQMALLSTAVAFTWSQWNAQCAQEHLVLQACEHMEAGPVAEEAWSVYLLGAQRNQRLRMKERSESFSPELAPGSEFHSTFFHLLKDDMSAEAQNRVRQAHHLYTDTMQRLLCATRVLIYS, from the exons ACTAAGTCAGCCAAAAGGAAAGGGAGCAAGATCAATAAGAATGAGAAGGAGAGGCTgcagaaagaggaagatgagCAAAGACGGAAGGAGGAGG AGGAGGCCCAACTGGTGGCAGAACgtgaggagcaggagaggatggagaaggagcagagggagcaggaggagcagcagagaCTTGAGCTTAAG GACCAGGAACGCAGAGAGGATGAGCTGAACGAATTGCGGCGTCTGCTGGAGGAGAACCAGGCGGCAGTAAACTCATGGGAGGAAGCAACCAGGGTGAAAGCCAAG TGGGACCGGTACATGCGATGTGATGGTAGCCCAGATCCATCAGTGCAGCCAGAGATCAATACCTTCATCAGCTTGTGGATGGATGACCCAGAAGTCGAGATTAAACCCATCCTGAAGCAGTGTGTCTTGGCATTGCAG TTAATAGATGAACTGGATGACCTTTTGACTGACCAGCCTTCTGTACCTGATGCTCAAAGATATCAGGAGACCCTGCTGTCCCTCCAGAACCTCATCCACAGTAAACACAACCAGGCCACTGAGGAGCTCCTGAAG TGGGCTAAAGCTCATTCAGACACTGAGACTGGCAACATGCAAATGGTGATCCAAGATGAGAACATCACCCTGTGTCTGTGGGCTAACCTCAAAAAGAACCCGCG GTTTAAGGGCTATCAGTTTGAGGAGGTGGGTTTGGGTTTTAAACTACCAAAACAGCTGGCTGTGAGTGACATTGCCGTGCGCATCTTGCACACCCGCTACGACCACCTTTCCCACCTCAGCCGCCAGACGCTGTCCCAAAGCAAGAGTTCCATGAGAGACTGTGAGGACAGGACTTCTGTGACAGAAACATCTGAAACTGACGGTGGAGAAATGGGAGGAGAGATAGAGGtagagaaggaggggagagagagcaatctACAGGTAGAGGAAGAGTCCACTCATTCAGAGGGCAGGAAG agtgctgtgagtgtgtcatccaggaaagaggagaggaaaagttCTGTGGGAAAGAATGAGGAAGGAGGCGAAAGTCAGATAGAGACAATGGTGACAGCAACTGCTTCTGAGGAGGAAACAG GTGAAGGTGAGTCCGTCCACTCTGCAGCGGAACCTGAGTTTGACAGCAGCGCAGACCTGCACATAGTGGACCTGCAGCAGTATATACCTCTGGGTGGAGTCTTCTACTTTGATGTATTCTGGCTGCCACCCCAGTCTCAGACCATCAATGGTTGGGAAATTAGAGAG CTGCTGGAAACAGGTCTCCAGATCTTTCCTTACCCCACGGATCCGTCTGGCATGAATTCTGCATCAGCGAAGCTGGATGAGATAAACACTGTCTCCAGCCAGCCTGCAGGGGTCACTGTTACcctgcctgagtgtgtgttgtttctagAAGAACCCTTGGTGGCTCACTGGGACTCTGATG GTCAGCACTGGAGGACAGACAATATCAGTGACATCTCGTATGATGCGTCAGCAAGAAGTGTGTCCTTTGGGATGAAAGAGTTCTGTGCCTTCACTTTGCTACAGGAAGCTCACGCTAACATGCCCTTCCAGAGCTGGGAGCTCCGCCCGCTGGGCAAAGACTCTGCCCTGTTCACCATTACAGGGGCCCTAATTGAACTTAGCATCACTGTCCAG GATAATCAGTGTATGCTccaaacagagcacagaagTGAATTGGCACACATAACAGGGAAATGGATGAGTCTCTCTGCTATACAGAAAGCCATGCGCAGTGCCGGATTAAACGTGTTCGTCAATGAGCACTCGGAAAAGTACGTCAGTGTCAATGCAAAA GATCCTCTGATTGAGCATGCTGTGTATGAGCAGATGGCCCTGCTGTCCACTGCTGTCGCCTTCACCTGGAGCCAGTGGAACGCTCAGTGTGCACAGGAGCACCTTGTACTGCAg GCCTGTGAGCACATGGAGGCAGGGCCTGTGGCTGAGGAGGCGTGGTCTGTCTACCTGCTGGGAGCTCAGAGAAACCAGAGGCTGAGGATGAAAGAAAGGAGTGAGAGTTTCTCTCCTGAACTTGCCCCTGGCAGTGAGTTCCACTCCACCTTCTTTCACCTGCTCAAGGACGACATGAGCGCTGAAGCCCAGAACAGGGTTCGACAAGCCCACCACCTCTACACTGACACCATGCAGCGGTTGCTTTGTGCTACACGAGTTCTCATTTACTCCTAA
- the prdm4 gene encoding PR domain zinc finger protein 4 encodes MNDMNLSPVGMDQLSVPSVSASHLGLPTSPTHNPITTPGMPVAIPSLGPSLGPLPSALSLMLPMGHLGDRGVMCGLPERNYTLPPPPYPHLESSYFRHILPGILSYLADRPPPQYIHPSSLNMDGTLSVSNNNPSGLDPYTGPGGPLEQGFQDSRQVGGQADLHQGGAHEVQLDATTGLAMESRVSSPMSPNGMGEELATMEAVVSESQHQLGARAQQPHEGLPGVDSSSGVMPLHGPGLELPVVMEQEHLGGGRVGNASGGAGGGSTLGETMHSGGELNSGVVSVVLTGSMAPQGQLEPVSLHGPSGMGLEPVNVSPITAEVSLGPDSSLVLVNSTLQLEDSTSNKENMATAFTIWCTLCERSYPSDCPEHGPVTFIPDTPIQSRARLSLPRPLCLRVSVTDEPIGVFARETIPARTCFGPMVGQHCSNVDLTDWSDKDTPQIWKMFHNNVVEFCIVTTDENECNWMMFVRKARSGEEQNLVAYPDNGKLYFCTSREILPDQELLFYYSRDYSRQLGVPQVPEVQVCHCGKACASFSEFKSHLSSHAHCHSPAQSHSHSNSHPHGRERKHKCSMCSRAFTTSTKLNVHFMGHMGVKPHKCGYCSKAFSDPSNLRKHLKIHTGQKNFRCTVCEKSFTQKAHMASHMVIHTGAKNIKCDHCDKMFIRKQDLKQHMHSHNLERQIHCPKCDKQFLKTNHLKKHLNSHEGKRDYICEKCHKAFLTKYHLTRHLKICKGPKNERMGRPRGEEEGDEDEEEEEDEEEEEEERGEEGHIDPAGREDCGMRITEYASDKTLSPSL; translated from the exons ATGAATGACATGAACCTCAGCCCAGTGGGCATGGACCAGCTTAGTGTGCCCTCAGTGAGTGCCAGTCATCTGGGTCTGCCTacctcaccaacacacaacccCATCACCACTCCAG gcATGCCAGTGGCCATTCCCAGCCTTGGTCCATCCCTAGGGCCTCTCCCCTCTGCCCTCTCCCTTATGTTACCAATGGGTCATTTAGGGGACCGAGGGGTGATGTGTGGTCTTCCAGAGAGGAATTACACCCTACCCCCTCCTCCTTACCCACATCTGGAAAGCAGCTACTTCAGACACATCCTCCCAG GCATTTTGTCTTACCTGGCAGACCGTCCCCCTCCTCAGTACATCCATCCCAGCAGCCTTAACATGGATGGAACTTTATCAGTATCAAACAACAACCCCTCTGGCCTAGACCCATACACGGGCCCAGGAGGCCCTCTTGAGCAGGGATTCCAGGATTCCAGGCAGGTGGGGGGTCAGGCTGATCTCCATCAGGGTGGTGCACATGAGGTGCAGTTGGATGCCACCACAGGGCTGGCCATGGAGTCCCGTGTCAGCAGCCCAATGTCCCCAAATGGGATGGGTGAGGAACTAGCCACTATGGAGGCAGTGGTGAGTGAGAGCCAGCATCAGCTTGGGGCCAGAGCACAGCAGCCACACGAGGGCCTACCTGGAGTGGACTCTTCTTCTGGGGTGATGCCCTTGCACGGGCCAGGCCTGGAGCTGCCGGTGGTGATGGAGCAAGAGCACTTGGGGGGTGGCCGAGTGGGTAACGCATCTGGAGGAGCTGGGGGAGGGAGCACGTTGGGGGAAACAATGCATTCAGGTGGGGAACTGAACTCTGGGGTGGTCAGTGTGGTGTTAACTGGTTCCATGGCCCCACAGGGCCAGCTTGAACCCGTGTCCCTTCATGGACCTTCAGGCATGGGTTTAGAGCCTGTGAACGTGTCGCCTATCACTGCAGAAGTGTCTTTAGGGCCTGACAGCAGCCTGGTGCTTGTGAACTCCACTCTCCAGCTAGAGGACTCCACGTCTAATAAGGAAAACATGGCCACTGCTTTCACTATCT GGTGCACCCTATGTGAACGCTCATACCCTTCAGACTGCCCCGAACATGGCCCTGTCACCTTCATTCCCGACACACCCATCCAGAGCAGAGCCCGCCTTTCACTGCCCCGCCCTCTCTGCCTTCGAGTGTCTGTCACCGATGAGCCCATTG GTGTGTTTGCTCGAGAGACCATTCCTGCCCGTACCTGCTTTGGGCCAATGGTTGGGCAGCACTGTAGCAACGTGGACCTCACTGATTGGTCTGACAAAGACACGCCTCAGATATGGAAG ATGTTCCACAATAACGTGGTGGAATTCTGCATCGTCACCACAGACGAGAATGAGTGCAACTGGATGATGTTTGTTCGGAAGGCAAG gagtggagaggagcagAACTTGGTGGCGTATCCAGACAATGGGAAACTTTATTTCTGTACATCCAGAGAGATCCTCCCTGACCAGGAGCTGCTTTTCTACTACAGCAGGGACTACAGCAGGCAGTTAG gTGTGCCACAGGTTCCAGAGGTTCAAGTGTGCCATTGTGGGAAAGCGTGTGCTTCTTTCTCCGAGTTTAAatcccacctcagcagccacGCCCACTGCCACAGCCCCGCTCAG TCCCACTCCCATAGCAACAGCCACCCTCACGGCCGGGAAAGGAAGCATAAGTGCAGCATGTGCTCGCGAGCGTTCACCACGTCCACCAAGCTCAACGTTCACTTCATGGGTCACATGGGAGTGAAGCCACATAAGTGCGGCTACTGCAGCAAAGCTTTCAGTGACCCGAGCAACCTGCGCAAACACCTGAAAATCCACACCG GTCAGAAGAACTTCCgctgcactgtgtgtgagaagtcTTTCACTCAGAAAGCTCACATGGCCTCTCATATGGTCATTCACACGGGAGCCAAGAACATCAAATGTGACCACTGTGATAAGATGTTCATCAGGAAACAGGACCTAAAACAGCACATGCATTCACATAATCT agagcgACAGATCCACTGCCCGAAGTGCGATAAGCAGTTCCTCAAGACCAACCACCTGAAGAAACATTTAAACTCGCATGAGGGTAAGAGGGACTACATCTGTGAAAAGTGCCACAAGGCCTTCCTCACCAAATACCACCTCACACGTCATCTCAAGATATGTAAAGGTCCAAAGAACGAAAGGATGGGGCGTCCACGGGGGGAGGAAGAGGgcgatgaggatgaggaggaggaggaggatgaagaggaggaggaagaagaaagaggggaagagggaCACATAGACCCAGCTGGCAGAGAGGACTGTGGCATGAGAATAACAGAGTACGCCTCAGACAAAACCCTGTCCCCTTCACTCTGA